ATCTTTTACGCTGATTCCAATAGGTGTAATTCCATCCTCCAAAAAGGCTTGATTAACCATTTTCCACTCTTCAAATGTTGTCGGTGCTGTTAAGCCACGTTCGTCAAACATTTTCTTATTATAAAACAATAAAGATACGGGTGTTGAAAATGTTGAACCATAAATTTTTTCGTTATACGTTGCATTTCCAAGGGCTGCTACATTCAACTCATCTGAAAACTCCGTATAGTATTCATCTAAAGCCAAGACTTTCTCTGCTTCCACAAATGCTTGAGAAAATCCTCCGCCCCATGTAAAGAATATATCTGGCAAATCATTGGCAGCAACTGCTGTTTTGATTTTTGTCTTATAGGATTCATTCTCAAAGGTTTCATGTACAATCTTAACCCCTGGATGTGCTGCTTCATAATCTGCAATTGCTTTCGTATATGCAGGATTAAATGCATCACTTTCTGTAGCAATACTCCAAAGTGTCAAGGTTACTTCTTCTTCGCTATCTAACTGCTTTTCATCATTTTTAGATGTATCCTCAGCCACACTTGCGTCATTGGATCCTTCAGTCTTTGAAGCGTTATCCGTTGTATTTCCACCACACGCTGTCAGCGATGCCATAAGTGTAAATATCAAAAAAATCCCCGTTATTTTTTTTGCAAAACCTTTCATAAAACTACCTCCATTTTTATTTATTGATTTTAGCTACATACATATTATAAGAAAAATCCCCTCCCACGCGAACGGATAATCATTGCTACAATAGGTAATATTTTTACCCACCTTTTATTTTAATGTTTCTCTAATTGCATTCCAAGATAAATATACGTATAATAAGAAATACTTACAAACAAATTAAGGCAGGTATTCAAATGATTGAACTATTAAAAGTAATTTTTCTTGGTATTGTTGAAGGAATCACCGAATGGTTACCGGTCAGCAGTACAGGTCATATGATTCTCGTGGATGAATTCATAAAACTTGATGTCAGTCCACAATTTATGGAAATGTTTCTTGTTGTTATACAACTTGGTGCCATTATGGCTGTTGTTGTCCTTTATTTTAACAAACTGCTTCCCTTTGATTTTACACGTCAACGTGAACATTTTATAAAAAAGGATATCATGATTCTTTGGCTAAAAATTTTAGTCGCCTGTATTCCCGCTGCAATTATAGGTATTCTCTATGATGATATTATTGATGAACTCTTTTACAATTATCAAACCGTCACATTCACATTAATTATTTATGGTGTATTATTTATCATTATTGAACGTCTTCATAAAGGAAAACAGCCCAATATCACAACATTAGCCCAGCTTTCCTATAAGACAGCACTCTTAATTGGTATTTTTCAATTACTCGCGCTTATTCCCGGAACTTCACGTTCAGGGGCTACCATCATCGGAGCAATGATTCTTGGTTCTTCCCGTGTCATTGCTGCAGAGTTCACTTTCTTTTTAGCTATTCCTGTTATGTTTGGTGCCAGCCTATTAAAACTGGTCAAGTTTGGATTAAACTTTAGCAGCTATGAATTAATCATCCTGTTTACAGGCATGCTTGTCGCTTTTGTCACCTCCATTCTTGCCATAAAATTTTTGATGGGATATATCAAAAAACATGACTTTAAAGTATTTGGTTATTACCGTATAATTCTAGGTTGTATTGTATTTATTTATTTTCTTTTTTAGCTATATCGCATCGTAAAGAGGTCAGCTTGACCTCTTTTATTTTTATATTTACACGAACATAAGTTCGTGTTATAATGAATTTATATTCCAATATATTAATAATTTTTAGGTGATTACTATGAAAACAATAACCAAACCCATAGAAATGATTAGCTGGACTGAAAAAGACGGCAAAATCCATCCTTTGCGCTTTAAGATTGAAGCCAATGATGGACAACAAGTTGTCTATAAAATCCGAAAAATATACACACGTGATATCGATAAAATAGCTGGTAATCAAGTGTATTGCTTTACATGTGAAATTGTGGCTAACAACACATTACGCATATGTGAACTTAGGTATAATTTAAATAGCTGCTGTTGGTATTTATTTAAGTTATAGAATCAATCTATAGTACAAAAAAAGTAGATGTATTAGCGCTTTTAGCCTTAACACATCTACTCTTTTCTATTCTAATAATTAATCTATTATTCTTCTATACTATCTAAAAATGTATATCCTGATACAGCTTCAAGTTGCGCCACCGCTAGTTGATAGTTACGTTGCATATTAACTAAGTTTGCTTCCATACGCTGTTGTGTCAGTGCAATACTATTGAGGGTATGGCTTGTAATAAATCCTAATTCCATACGTAATTGTGCACTACGATAGCTCTCATTGATAAGATCAACACCTTTTTCAAGTGCTTCAATTCCTTGGGTGATACTATCAAGGTTTTGATATGCTTGAACAAGTTTTTTCTCTTGGGCGAGTTTTGCCGCTTCATATTGATATGTAGATTTTTCATATGCTTGTTTTGCTTCTTTATGCACAAACACATTTTCCGGGTAAAATCCA
This sequence is a window from Vallitaleaceae bacterium 9-2. Protein-coding genes within it:
- a CDS encoding undecaprenyl-diphosphate phosphatase; the protein is MQMIELLKVIFLGIVEGITEWLPVSSTGHMILVDEFIKLDVSPQFMEMFLVVIQLGAIMAVVVLYFNKLLPFDFTRQREHFIKKDIMILWLKILVACIPAAIIGILYDDIIDELFYNYQTVTFTLIIYGVLFIIIERLHKGKQPNITTLAQLSYKTALLIGIFQLLALIPGTSRSGATIIGAMILGSSRVIAAEFTFFLAIPVMFGASLLKLVKFGLNFSSYELIILFTGMLVAFVTSILAIKFLMGYIKKHDFKVFGYYRIILGCIVFIYFLF